One segment of Rhipicephalus sanguineus isolate Rsan-2018 chromosome 6, BIME_Rsan_1.4, whole genome shotgun sequence DNA contains the following:
- the LOC119396290 gene encoding interferon-related developmental regulator 2, with protein sequence MPKGKKKSKSGGTLRGSRLEAGLAPSSSDDESNADTASVLSCASESRCGSDGTVGEADVDDGVLHDDFEDKLKEAIEGTSQKSAKGRLSCLEAIRKALSNRYLYDFLIERPTTVCDLVERGLRKGRGEEQGVSATLAALACVHYGAGEEAASLFQTLLQPLTTLLLDTAQPPSVRAKCATALGLCCFVAESDNYPEVQRCMESLWQALSGAKPSTGNSPATVVHSAALLAWGLLLTVAPLDKLLALAKSNMGRLQELLESSDLDLRIAAGEVIAIIYEVARDYDDNFEEPSDALCNQLRQLATDSQKFRAKKERRQQRSTFRDVYRAVHEGSSPDISVKFGREVLELDTWSRKLQYDALCQLLGSGMNLHLAANELLRDIFELGPVIAAEDHIISKITKFERHMVNLASCRARTKTRNRLRDKRADVYA encoded by the exons GTGGCACCCTTCGGGGATCCCGGCTTGAGGCCGGACTGGCGCCCTCGAGCAGCGACGACGAGTCCAACGCTGACACAGCCAGCGTGCTCAGCTGTGCATCAGAATCTCGATGCGGCAGTGACGGCACTG TTGGTGAGGCAGATGTGGATGATGGTGTGCTTCACGACGATTTTGAGGACAAGCTGAAGGAAGCGATTGAAGGGACATCTCAGAAAAG TGCCAAAGGACGCCTCTCATGCCTGGAAGCCATTCGCAAAGCTCTGTCCAACAGATATCTGTACGACTTTCTCATTGAACG GCCAACAACTGTTTGCGACTTAGTGGAACGTGGCCTGCGCAAAGGTCGAGGAGAGGAGCAGGGCGTGTCGGCTACCCTGGCGGCACTGGCCTGTGTTCACTACGGGGCTGGCGAGGAGGCGGCTAGCCTGTTTCAGACGTTGCTTCAGCCATTGACCACCTTGCTCTTGGACACAGCGCAGCCTCCATCAGTGCGAGCAAAG TGTGCAACAGCCCTTGGCCTATGCTGCTTTGTGGCAGAATCGGACAACTATCCA GAGGTGCAGAGGTGCATGGAATCCCTGTGGCAGGCATTGTCGGGGGCCAAACCATCGACTGGCAACAGCCCCGCCACTGTGGTGCACAGTGCCGCACTCCTGGCTTGGGGTCTCCTGCTCACCGTGGCACCCCTGGACAAGTTGTTGGCACTGGCCAAGAG CAACATGGGCCGCCTTCAAGAACTGCTGGAGAGCTCGGATCTGGACTTGCGCATTGCGGCTGGCGAAGTGATTGCGATCATCTATGAAGTGGCCAGGGATTACGACGAT aaTTTCGAGGAACCATCAGACGCCCTCTGCAACCAACTCCGCCAGCTTGCCACTGACAGCCAAAAGTTCAGAGCGAAGAAGGAGCGCCGTCAACAACGCTCCACTTTCCGCGATGTCTACCGGGCAGTTCAT GAAGGGTCCTCACCAGACATCAGCGTGAAATTTGGCCGCGAGGTGCTCGAGCTGGACACCTGGAGCCGCAAGCTGCAGTACGATGCCCTCTGCCAACTGCTGGGATCGGGCATGAACCTCCACCTAGCT GCCAACGAGCTCTTGAGGGACATTTTCGAATTGGGTCCTGTAATAGCGGCTGAAGACCACATCATTTCAAAAATAACAAAATTTGAGAGG CACATGGTGAACCTTGCAAGCTGTCGCGCCCGCACGAAGACCCGCAACAGGCTGCGCGACAAGAGAGCCGACGTCTACGCCTGA